From a single Triplophysa rosa linkage group LG17, Trosa_1v2, whole genome shotgun sequence genomic region:
- the LOC130568310 gene encoding uncharacterized protein LOC130568310, producing the protein MIPVKTAASTSSGREKERSAGAGGTEETTHTQTGARLHTRAHCWKSAALEYSARSATSRSVRWINARYENNAALSRAHIRIRGGTRECGASAANSSALLLFLSCKYVLLVPFIGISGASLILDAAGGAVMGADKWQDHSQQPSPIRDQGCGSSRVLRRIIWTVQGFPRLGKTTLGQGCPRDSVWYCNKPSSQHGAKRDANACCAQGTQSLDFLGVRPQEVNLGN; encoded by the exons ATGATTCCCGTAAAGACGGCCGCGTCCACCT CGTCGggaagagagaaggagagaagcGCTGGAGCGGGCGGTACGGAAGAGacaacgcacacacaaacaggcgCGCGCttacacacgcgcgcacactgCTGGAAGAGCGCAGCGCTCGAGTACAGTGCCCGTAGCGCTACCTCTAGATCTGTGCGCTGGATCAACGCAAGATACGAGAACAACGCTGCCCTCTCTCGCGCACACATACGCATACGCGGAGGCACGCGCGAGTGCGGAGCCAGTGCAGCTAACAGCAGTGCGTTGCTTCTATTTCTgtcatgtaaatatgtattaCTCGTGCCGTTCATCGGCATTTCAGGAGCATCACTCATCCTGGATGCAGCTGGAGGGGCCGTGATGGGAGCTGACAAG TGGCAGGACCATTCCCAACAGCCCAGCCCAATCAGAGATCAGGGATGCGGGAGCAGCAGGGTATTAAGGAGGATTATTTGGACAGTTCAGGGTTTCCCCAGACTTGGCAAGACAACATTAGGACAAGGCTGCCCCCGTGACTCTGTGTGGTACTGCAACAAACCTTCATCACAGCACGGTGCCAAAAGAGACGCAAATGCATGCTGTGCGCAAGGAACACAGAGTCTCGATTTTTTAGGAGTAAGACCACAGGAAGTGAATCTGGGAAATTAG
- the stx2b gene encoding syntaxin-2 isoform X2, translated as MRDRLAALNAGSQCVSNDGLVTVSMERDGFMQDFFRKVEEVKSVIEKISSLVNEVKKKHSLILSAPNPDNKTKEELEQLTVDIKKNANIVRNSLKSIQQGLPPEEQMVHASVDVRIQKTQYTNLSRMFMDVMTQYNETQVSFREKSKSRIQRQLEITGRVTTNEELEEMLETGNASVFTSDIISDSQITRQALNEIESRHKDILRLESSIKELHDMFVDMAMLVETQGEMIDNIEKNVNNAVEYVCHAKVETKKAVRYQTRARRKMIYIAICGAACILLIIIITIGVYSE; from the exons ATGAGGGACCGACTGGCTGCTTTGAATGCG GGCAGTCAATGCGTCAGTAATGACGGGCTTGTCACTGTGTCCATGGAGAGAGATGGCTTCATGCAGGACTTTTTCAGAAAG GTGGAGGAGGTCAAAAGTGTCATTGAAAAGATCTCCTCCCTTGTCAATGAGGTTAAGAAGAAACATAGTTTGATTCTCTCTGCCCCCAACCCTGATAACA AAACAAAGGAAGAGTTGGAACAGCTCACAGTGGATATTAAGAAAAATGCCAATATTGTCCGAAACAGCCTGAAAT CCATACAGCAGGGTCTTCCTCCGGAGGAGCAGATGGTCCATGCTTCAGTAGATGTTCGCATCCAGAAAACTCAG TACACTAACTTGTCTCGAATGTTCATGGACGTGATGACACAATACAACGAAACCCAAGTGTCCTTTAGAGAGAAGAGCAAAAGCAGGATTCAGAGACAGCTGGAGATCA CTGGAAGAGTCACAACTAATGAAGAACTGGAAGAAATGCTGGAGACTGGAAACGCATCTGTTTTCACCTCTGAT ATCATCTCCGACTCTCAGATAACCCGTCAGGCTCTCAATGAGATCGAGTCCAGACACAAAGACATCTTACGCCTGGAGTCCAGCATTAAAGAGCTACATGACATGTTTGTGGACATGGCCATGCTGGTGGAGACCCAG GGTGAGATGATTGACAACATTGAAAAGAATGTGAACAATGCTGTAGAATATGTCTGCCATGCTAAAGTGGAGACCAAGAAAGCAGTGAGATACCAAACACGGGCCCGCAGG AAAATGATCTACATTGCCATTTGTGGAGCTGCTTGCattcttcttattattattatcaccATTGGAGTTTACAGCGAGTAG
- the stx2b gene encoding syntaxin-2 isoform X1 yields the protein MRDRLAALNAGSQCVSNDGLVTVSMERDGFMQDFFRKVEEVKSVIEKISSLVNEVKKKHSLILSAPNPDNKTKEELEQLTVDIKKNANIVRNSLKSIQQGLPPEEQMVHASVDVRIQKTQYTNLSRMFMDVMTQYNETQVSFREKSKSRIQRQLEITGRVTTNEELEEMLETGNASVFTSDIISDSQITRQALNEIESRHKDILRLESSIKELHDMFVDMAMLVETQGEMIDNIEKNVNNAVEYVCHAKVETKKAVRYQTRARRKYIILAVIVLVVLSVVALIIGLSVGLSTKAATNSASSSSGST from the exons ATGAGGGACCGACTGGCTGCTTTGAATGCG GGCAGTCAATGCGTCAGTAATGACGGGCTTGTCACTGTGTCCATGGAGAGAGATGGCTTCATGCAGGACTTTTTCAGAAAG GTGGAGGAGGTCAAAAGTGTCATTGAAAAGATCTCCTCCCTTGTCAATGAGGTTAAGAAGAAACATAGTTTGATTCTCTCTGCCCCCAACCCTGATAACA AAACAAAGGAAGAGTTGGAACAGCTCACAGTGGATATTAAGAAAAATGCCAATATTGTCCGAAACAGCCTGAAAT CCATACAGCAGGGTCTTCCTCCGGAGGAGCAGATGGTCCATGCTTCAGTAGATGTTCGCATCCAGAAAACTCAG TACACTAACTTGTCTCGAATGTTCATGGACGTGATGACACAATACAACGAAACCCAAGTGTCCTTTAGAGAGAAGAGCAAAAGCAGGATTCAGAGACAGCTGGAGATCA CTGGAAGAGTCACAACTAATGAAGAACTGGAAGAAATGCTGGAGACTGGAAACGCATCTGTTTTCACCTCTGAT ATCATCTCCGACTCTCAGATAACCCGTCAGGCTCTCAATGAGATCGAGTCCAGACACAAAGACATCTTACGCCTGGAGTCCAGCATTAAAGAGCTACATGACATGTTTGTGGACATGGCCATGCTGGTGGAGACCCAG GGTGAGATGATTGACAACATTGAAAAGAATGTGAACAATGCTGTAGAATATGTCTGCCATGCTAAAGTGGAGACCAAGAAAGCAGTGAGATACCAAACACGGGCCCGCAGG AAATACATAATTCTTGCTGTGATTGTTCTGGTCGTGCTTTCTGTTGTAGCACTAATTATTGGCTTATCTGTGGGCTTATCTACCAAAGCCGCTACTAACTCCGCCTCCTCCAGCTCTGGTTCCACCTAA